A region of Thermococcus piezophilus DNA encodes the following proteins:
- the moaA gene encoding GTP 3',8-cyclase MoaA has translation MLFDRFGRPVTNLRISLTKDCNFRCFFCHREGQHFNARLELTPAEIERLVRIASHLGIKKVKLTGGEPTVRDDILEIVRRIKPYVADLSMTTNGSRLKELSKPLAEAGLDRVNVSLHSLRPEVYKRITGVDMLDTVLEGIDEAVKYLSPVKLNMTVMKGLNDGEIWDMIEFAAKTGVILQLIELEAPKEMTQTNFFRKYFFPLKPVEQKLEEMAIETKERQMHRRKKYFIPTDHGIAEVEVVRSMHNTMFCANCTRLRVTSNGKFKTCLLRKNDLIDFATALRNGASDEELIEIFKKAIRLREPYWK, from the coding sequence GTGCTCTTCGACCGTTTCGGCAGGCCAGTGACTAACCTCAGGATTTCCCTCACGAAGGACTGCAACTTCCGGTGCTTCTTCTGCCATAGAGAGGGCCAGCACTTCAACGCGAGGTTAGAGCTCACTCCAGCTGAAATCGAGAGATTGGTTAGAATAGCCTCCCACCTGGGGATAAAGAAGGTGAAACTCACCGGAGGCGAACCAACAGTTAGGGACGACATCCTGGAAATAGTACGGCGCATAAAGCCCTACGTGGCCGACCTCTCCATGACAACCAACGGGAGCCGGCTTAAGGAGCTCTCGAAGCCCTTAGCGGAGGCAGGACTGGACAGGGTCAATGTCTCCCTTCACAGTCTAAGGCCAGAGGTTTACAAGCGCATAACAGGCGTTGATATGCTTGACACGGTTCTCGAGGGTATAGACGAGGCTGTAAAGTACCTAAGCCCGGTTAAGCTTAACATGACAGTGATGAAAGGCCTCAACGACGGCGAGATATGGGATATGATAGAGTTCGCCGCCAAAACAGGGGTAATACTCCAACTGATAGAGCTGGAAGCTCCAAAGGAGATGACCCAGACGAACTTTTTCAGGAAGTATTTCTTCCCACTAAAACCAGTGGAGCAAAAGCTGGAGGAGATGGCCATTGAGACAAAGGAACGGCAGATGCACAGAAGGAAGAAATATTTCATACCAACAGACCATGGCATCGCAGAGGTGGAAGTAGTTCGCTCGATGCATAACACAATGTTCTGCGCCAACTGCACGAGGCTTAGAGTAACTTCCAACGGAAAGTTCAAGACGTGTTTACTTAGGAAGAACGACCTTATCGACTTCGCTACCGCCCTCAGAAACGGGGCCAGCGACGAGGAGCTCATTGAGATTTTCAAGAAAGCAATAAGATTGAGGGAACCATACTGGAAATAG
- a CDS encoding DUF835 domain-containing protein, with protein MEVNPLPLTVGLLLLLVTAYGILRARRYYGLADSPTRRFITGLEVALVLFGFAGGTTMILMAFLGEGLFLLVELVLITGFLFLVALSIRYLEEETQGIYGKKLTGETGIKKSDVFLVETTEEAKLLLKALERENVPIFVISRRPKDDWTHKFGINPEKFLWLSGVPHKHAVNPSSLHILREESVKFMRNHDRSAIYIDGIEYLMFYVEFNAIAKFLFTLRDYALVNGAYMIVLASPSILDKKQFTILAKEFKKPDIEEVEEILSSKAFFGSITREDMDKLIGKTKVKSRKSEEQTGEGNASDSDSKEGSRSG; from the coding sequence ATGGAAGTCAATCCCCTGCCCCTCACAGTGGGGCTTTTGCTCCTGCTTGTAACCGCCTATGGGATACTCAGAGCTAGGCGTTACTATGGCCTCGCAGACAGTCCCACTAGACGATTTATTACCGGGCTTGAAGTGGCATTGGTGCTCTTTGGGTTTGCCGGTGGGACCACGATGATCCTGATGGCTTTTCTCGGGGAAGGGCTATTTCTGCTGGTTGAACTTGTACTCATCACAGGATTTTTGTTCTTGGTAGCTTTGTCCATTAGATACCTAGAGGAAGAAACCCAGGGTATATATGGCAAAAAACTCACTGGAGAGACAGGAATAAAGAAGTCAGACGTTTTTCTCGTTGAAACAACTGAAGAAGCCAAACTTCTCCTGAAGGCCCTTGAGCGTGAGAACGTGCCAATCTTTGTCATCAGCAGACGACCAAAGGACGACTGGACGCACAAATTCGGGATAAATCCCGAAAAATTCCTATGGCTCAGCGGAGTACCTCATAAGCATGCCGTTAACCCAAGCAGTTTGCACATCCTCAGAGAGGAATCCGTGAAATTCATGAGGAATCACGACAGGAGTGCAATTTACATAGATGGCATAGAATACCTAATGTTCTACGTGGAGTTCAATGCCATAGCAAAGTTTCTCTTCACACTTAGGGACTACGCACTCGTTAACGGTGCTTACATGATAGTCCTCGCCTCACCCTCAATCCTGGACAAAAAACAGTTCACCATCCTTGCCAAGGAATTCAAAAAGCCCGATATAGAGGAAGTTGAGGAAATACTATCCAGTAAGGCGTTCTTTGGGAGCATAACCCGAGAGGACATGGACAAGTTAATTGGAAAAACAAAGGTTAAAAGCAGAAAAAGTGAGGAACAAACGGGAGAGGGGAATGCCAGCGATAGCGATTCCAAAGAGGGAAGCAGATCCGGTTAA
- the taw22 gene encoding tRNA (guanine(37)-N1)/4-demethylwyosine(37)-methyltransferase Taw22, with translation MPAIAIPKREADPVKRKLKRLGLYDGKRRPKREGELVLLPVLNPEEVRKLGYEVLAVDLPLRPERQIYKNLESVLAERLTPEELAHLRRYDVVGDIAVTQIPPELEHRVDDIVWGLRKVHPFLKVIARKGFHEGAFRIRDYSIIWGEHRLATVHKENRVMLRVDLSKAFFNPRMKGERYRLAQLVEDGERILIPFAGVLPYALVIASYKAVKITAIELNKEAYKLGIENLELNRKNLKGEIEFIHGDAFEILPKLTTFNRVISPTPRGVDALALTLSRAERWLHYYDFVHEDEISAFKERILRECEKLGKECEVRIKKVSDFKPHVFKVCADVKILEKE, from the coding sequence ATGCCAGCGATAGCGATTCCAAAGAGGGAAGCAGATCCGGTTAAACGTAAGCTTAAACGGCTCGGTCTCTATGATGGAAAAAGACGTCCCAAAAGGGAAGGAGAGCTCGTTCTTCTACCGGTTTTGAATCCGGAAGAAGTGAGGAAGCTCGGCTACGAGGTTCTCGCTGTTGACCTTCCACTTAGGCCTGAGAGGCAGATTTACAAGAACCTGGAGAGCGTTTTAGCAGAGCGCCTGACTCCAGAGGAGCTCGCCCACTTGAGGCGCTACGACGTTGTGGGTGACATAGCCGTAACCCAAATCCCTCCCGAGCTGGAGCACCGTGTTGACGACATCGTCTGGGGCCTGAGAAAAGTCCATCCCTTCCTGAAGGTTATAGCCCGGAAGGGCTTCCACGAGGGGGCCTTTAGAATTCGCGACTACTCAATAATCTGGGGCGAGCACCGCTTAGCCACGGTTCACAAGGAGAACAGAGTAATGCTGAGGGTAGATTTAAGCAAGGCCTTCTTCAACCCGCGGATGAAGGGAGAGAGATACAGACTGGCTCAGCTCGTCGAGGACGGCGAGAGGATTCTGATACCCTTCGCCGGTGTCCTTCCCTACGCATTGGTTATAGCTAGCTATAAGGCGGTGAAGATAACGGCCATCGAGCTGAATAAAGAGGCCTACAAGCTCGGCATTGAGAACCTCGAACTCAACAGGAAAAATCTCAAGGGAGAGATAGAGTTCATCCACGGCGATGCCTTTGAAATACTTCCAAAACTGACAACGTTCAACCGCGTTATAAGCCCAACGCCGAGGGGAGTGGATGCCCTAGCTCTAACCCTGAGCAGGGCCGAGAGATGGCTCCACTACTACGACTTTGTCCACGAGGACGAAATCAGCGCCTTCAAGGAAAGAATCCTAAGGGAATGCGAGAAACTGGGAAAAGAATGCGAGGTAAGGATAAAGAAGGTCAGCGACTTCAAGCCCCACGTCTTCAAGGTCTGTGCAGATGTAAAAATCTTGGAGAAAGAATGA
- a CDS encoding replication factor C large subunit, with product MPSFDVPWVEKYRPRRLSEIVNQDKALEQVRAWIEDWLHGNAPKKKALILAGPPGTGKTTTIYALAREYGFEVIELNASDERTYEKIERYVQAAYTRDILGKRRKLIFLDEADNIEPSGAREIAKLIDKARNPIVMSANHYWEVPRGIRNKAQIVEYKRLTQRDIMKALIRILKAEGITVPKEILQEIAKHANGDLRAAINDLQTVVSGGIEDAEEVLAYRDVEKSVFQALAQLFATDNAKRAKLAVLGVDMYPHELLQWIDENLPYVYYKPEDIARAYKALSRADIYLGRAQRTGNYSLWKYATDMMTAGVAVAGVKKKGFVRIYPPKTIKLLTESKEERSLRDSIVKKIMKEMHMARMEALETLEIIKSIFQSNPEMAAHFTVFLELSKKEVEFLTGDKELARTIWDKSLNIHKKLKEARSELEEHVKAAVEIMEEAKGEVTEEPEEAEEAEELSEEELEKAEEEIEPLRKEKKSDKIDKPKKKGKQATLFDFLKK from the coding sequence ATGCCGTCTTTCGACGTTCCCTGGGTTGAGAAGTACCGTCCGAGAAGGCTGAGCGAGATAGTGAACCAGGATAAGGCTTTGGAGCAGGTAAGGGCTTGGATAGAGGACTGGCTGCACGGTAATGCACCGAAGAAGAAGGCTCTCATCCTCGCTGGGCCTCCGGGGACGGGCAAGACCACCACTATCTACGCCTTGGCCAGAGAGTACGGCTTTGAGGTCATCGAGCTCAACGCGAGCGATGAGAGGACCTACGAGAAGATAGAGCGCTACGTCCAGGCAGCCTACACGAGGGACATCCTCGGAAAGAGAAGGAAGCTGATATTCCTCGACGAGGCCGACAACATAGAGCCGAGCGGGGCCAGGGAGATAGCCAAGCTCATCGATAAAGCCAGGAACCCTATAGTCATGTCGGCCAACCACTACTGGGAGGTCCCGAGGGGGATAAGGAACAAGGCTCAAATCGTTGAATACAAGCGCCTGACCCAGAGGGACATAATGAAGGCCCTCATAAGGATTCTAAAGGCAGAGGGTATAACCGTTCCGAAGGAAATCCTCCAGGAAATAGCCAAACACGCCAACGGCGACTTGAGGGCGGCAATAAATGACCTCCAGACGGTTGTCTCTGGTGGAATCGAGGATGCCGAGGAGGTCTTAGCTTATCGCGACGTGGAGAAGAGCGTCTTCCAGGCTTTAGCCCAGCTGTTCGCAACGGACAACGCTAAACGCGCCAAGCTGGCCGTTCTGGGCGTTGATATGTACCCCCACGAACTCCTCCAGTGGATAGACGAGAACTTGCCCTACGTCTACTACAAGCCCGAAGATATCGCGAGGGCCTATAAAGCGCTCAGCAGAGCTGATATATACCTTGGCAGGGCTCAGAGAACGGGCAACTACTCGCTCTGGAAGTACGCCACTGATATGATGACGGCTGGAGTCGCCGTTGCTGGAGTCAAGAAGAAGGGCTTCGTCAGAATTTATCCCCCAAAGACGATAAAGCTTCTCACGGAGAGCAAGGAAGAACGCTCGCTCAGGGACTCTATAGTGAAAAAAATCATGAAAGAGATGCACATGGCCAGGATGGAGGCCCTGGAGACGCTCGAGATCATCAAGTCGATATTCCAGAGCAACCCAGAGATGGCTGCGCACTTTACTGTTTTCCTCGAGCTGAGCAAGAAGGAGGTTGAGTTCCTGACCGGAGACAAGGAACTGGCCAGGACAATATGGGACAAGAGCCTCAACATCCACAAGAAGCTGAAGGAGGCGCGGAGCGAGCTGGAGGAACACGTCAAAGCTGCCGTGGAAATCATGGAGGAAGCCAAAGGGGAGGTAACGGAGGAGCCAGAGGAGGCCGAAGAAGCTGAGGAGCTCAGCGAGGAGGAGCTTGAGAAGGCCGAGGAGGAGATAGAGCCCCTCAGGAAGGAGAAGAAATCTGACAAGATAGACAAGCCCAAAAAGAAGGGCAAACAGGCGACTCTGTTCGACTTCCTGAAGAAGTGA